The sequence below is a genomic window from Sorangiineae bacterium MSr12523.
AGCGTTCGAGCAAGTCGAGAACATCGTTCGCGACCCACGCCCGATTCCGTCGTTGGCGCGTCATCTCCACGAGAATGCCCGCACCGACGAGTCGCTCGATGGCCTCGTACACGTTCTTGTCTGCAACCGCACGGCCTGTATCTTCCAGAACGATCTCTCGCGCGGCCTCGATGGTGATGACGGGTTGACGGATCAATCCGGATGCGATCTCCGGCGGAATCGCCGCGCGGTAGGCCCGAAACGTGCCGTCCTCACGCCGAGATGGACGTGAGCCGTGTTCGGCCCAGTCCCACCGGCGTTCCTCGAAGTTCAGAGGGGGCCAGGAAGCCGTAACCGTAACCATGGGACTCTATACTAACGCTTGTTCCAACAAACGTAAGCATGGCCCCAAATTTACGAATTTTTAGCTCAAATCAGCGCGCGCAATAAGCTCGCGACGGCGGCGGGGTCGGCGAGGCGGTAGGTGGCGGCGCTGCGGCCTTTGCCGACGTGGATGGCCACGCCGCTCGGGGGCAATGCGCGGAACATGTCTTCGTCGGTGCGATCGTCGCCGATGGCCAGAACGAAGGCGGGTTGCGCGCGTTCGAGAACGCGGTCGACGATGATGCCCTTGTGGATGCCTTGCTGGCGGATTTCCACGACCTTGTGACCGTGGATGACCTCCACCGGGGCGTTGGACAGAATGTCCGTCAGGTACGTGGCCAGCTCGCGCGCTTGCAGCGGGCCGAATTCGGCGTCGGCCATGCGGTAGTGCCACGCGATGGAGGCCCACTTCTCCTCGATGCGCGAGCCCGGCGTGCGATCCGTGAAGTCGTTCAAGATGGTGCGCAGCGAGTTTTTCCACTCGCTGTTCAACTCCCGCATGGGGACCCATGACTGACCGCGCTCGCGCCCCCACGCCCCGTGCTCGGCGTACATCGAGATGGGCAGATCGCCCAGCCACTCCTCGAGCGACTCGCGCGTGCGGCCGCTCACCACGTTCACGTCCGTGGGCCGGCTTCGGTGCGTGAGCGACGCCAAAAGCGCCTTCACCTCCTTGGTGGGCGCCGCCAACTCGGGCACGCGCTCGATGGGCGCGAGCGTCCCGTCGTAGTCCAGCAAGAGCGCCAGCGACGGCGCCTCGCGAATGCGCTCCACCAAATCTTCAATTTCGGCCGACGTCGAAGACTCGTCGCCCAGGGGCTCGGCACGCGGCATATGCTCCAAGGTTGCAATGAAGGAATCGGCCCAGCGATGCACGTCGTGACGCTGGATGCGTTCGCGCAAGGTTCGCATGCGCGAGCGACGCTCTTCTTCCGGCATGCGCAGCGCGTGTTTGTACGCGGCCACCATGCCGTCGAGGTCATGCGGGTTCACCGTGATCGCTTCACCCAACTCGGCGAAAGCTCCAGCGAATTCGCTCAAGACGAGAACGCCATCGCCGTCGGTTCGTGAGGCAACGAACTCCTTCGCGACAAGGTTCATGCCATCACGCAGCGGCGTGACGAGCATCACGTCCGCGGCGCGGTAGAGTGCGGTGACCTGCTTCTGCGAGAACGAGCGGTACAGGTAATGGATGGGGGTCTGCCCCACCGAGCCGTACGCGCCATTGATGCGTCCGACGGTCTCCTCGAGCTCGCGTCGAAATGAGGCGTATGCGTCGACTTTTTCGCGCGAAGGAACGGCGACTTGCACCAACCTTACGCGCCCGCGAAGACGCGGCTCGCGCTCGAGCAAACGCTCCATCGCCAGCAGACGTCGCTGGATGCCCTTCGTGTAATCGAGCCGATCCACGCCGAGGAAGATCTGCTGCCCCTTGGCCTGCTCGCGCATGCCGGTGACTTGCGCGATGACGTCCTCGTCGTTGGCGAGCTTCTCGAATGCCGCCACGTCGATGCCCATCGGGAAGACGCCGAGGCGGATGGTGCGACCCTGATAGGGCACGCGATCGATGGAGAAACTCGCATCGAGCGTGCGCACGATCGACTTGGCGAAGTGGCGCAGATACCCGTACGTGTGAAAACCGACGAGGTCGGCGCCGAGCATGCCGTCGAGGATCTCCTCGCGCCACGGCAGGATGCGGAAGATGTCCGTCGCCGGAAACGGGATGTGCAGGAAAAAGCCAATCTTTGCGCGCGGAAGCGCCTTGCGCAGGATGCCCGGTACCAACGTGAGCTGGTAGTCGTGCACCCAGATGAGATCGTCCTCGCGGTACTGCGCGATGACGGCGTCGGCGAAGCGCTGGTTCACGCGGCGGTACGAATCCCAATCGTGCACATCGATGGGAATGCGGTGCAAAAGGTAGTGGAACAGCGGCCAGAGCACGCCGTTGGAGAAGCCCTCGTAGTAGCGCGCGACCTCGCTGGCGCTGAGCTGCACCGGCACCGTTTTCAGCTCGGCGAGCTCCTGGTTCACACGGGCGAGCTGCTCGGGCTTGAGCTTCGAGACATCACCCGGCCAGCCGATCCAAAGGCCGTCCGAGCTGCGATGCGGGCCGCTAAGGCCGGTGGCGAGTCCGCCGGCGCTGGGCGTGACGGTCACGCCGCGTGGGTCGGCCTTGACCGTCACCGGAAGACGGTTCGAAACGAGCAGAAGGCGCGGCATCAGCTACCACCGACGTCTTCGCAAACCTTGGCGCCCTCCCCGTTCGGCCGCCCATCGTGCACTTCCATCGGGCAATAACCGCCCGCGCGCAGTTGATCCACGAGCTCGACCACCGCGGAGCTCGACCAGTTGCGCTTGCCGTCGAACCGCGCGCGGATGATGCCGCGCGGATCGATGACCCATGTCTCCGGAAAGAGGTTCGTGCCGTACTTGCCCGCAACGATCTCGTTGTCCGGGTCGAAGAGGATGGGAAAGGGCGGTGGGTCGTGCAGGACGGCCTTTAGCGTGTCTTCCACGTCCGCCGGGCCCTGGTCCACGGAGACGGTGAGAACGACGACGTCGTTGGAGCGCTCGCGCAGAATCTTGGTGAGGTCGGCGATGCTGGGGAGCTCTTCGAGGCAGGGACCGCACGTCTTGGTCCAGAAATTCAGCACCACGGTTTTCCCGCGGAATTGCGAGAGCGAGACGGTCTCGCCCTTCATGTCCTTCAGGGAAAAATCTGGCGCGCGGCGGTTCGTGGCCGCGTACTCGGGGTGGAGCAGGCACATGGGCGCGCAGCGGCGGCGTGTCTCGCCTTCGCGCGCAACGGAGACGAAGCTGTAAACCAGCACCCCAGCCGCAAGGACGAAGCCCACGTAGGCCGCGCTGGTGAGGCCAGCGAAGCTGCTGCGAGACGGGAGACCCCCCTTGGTCGCGTCGGGCATGCCAAGCCTTATAGTCCACTGGGAGCGGTCGTGCGACGTCGATACGCTCAGCCGTACGAGCTGCGCTTCACGCGCGTATTCGGCGACAGCGGCCTAGAGGCGACAGACATGCGCACTGGAAGGCGCAGAAAGTGTGGCGTGCTCGCGAATCCCAAGCCAAAGCGCCACGGTGGAGGCCTTGCCGGGCTCGTTTCTGCGAATGGACCGCGCGGATCTACAACGCCCGACGGCGGCATCGCTCATGCAAGGTCGCCCGTGTCAGTCGCGGAGGGGAGAGAGAGACCGCGGTTCATGCAAAGCGCATTTCCAGCTCTGGTCGGGTTCCTCGTTCTTTTAGGTGTAGCATGCTGGTTCGACGCCCACGCGAGTGAGATCGCGAACGGTGTCGGCGGCAACTCGAGCGACCAGCTCGTGCAATCCGCTGCATCGCCAACAACCAACACCGCCCCCTGACCTTCTCGGGGGGAGGGCTTCAACGGATCATCAGACGCATCCAGGTTAGAAAGGCTAAACCTGCGCGATGGCGAGGCTGCGACGCGGCTTGGCCGTCGTGGGCGCAGGAAGCGAAGCAAAGGCCCGCTTGTAGTCGGCAAACCGTCCGCCCTCACGCACGGCGTCGATAACTGCGAGGCCTTCCGCTTCGCTACCTTGCGCAAGCACGTATTCCACCCACGCCCATTTCGCGCTCGTGGAGCGAACATCGACGCGCCCTTTGAGGCCGCGACGCAGCCGCTCGAGCCGATCTTGCACCACCTTGATGCCCGCGAACGGCTTGCCGTCCAGCGGGGTATTGCGCTTTGCGCAGAAGGGCGCGATCCCCAGCGACAGCGGCACGATGCGCGAGAGCTCCGTCGAGAACGTGATGCACTCGTCGATGTCGGCGTCCGTCTCGTTGGGAAGCCCCACCATCAAGTACAACTTGAGGCGCTCCATTTTGTGCGCCTTCGCCAGCTCCGCGGCGCGGAGCAGGTTCTTGACGCGTGCGCGCCGCTCCAGCGATTCGCGCAGGCGATCGCTCGGGCCATCCATGGCGGTGGTGAGCGTCTTGTAACCGCCGCGTTTGAGCGCGGCGACGAAGTCGTCGTTCAATCGATCGGGGCGCAGCGAGGAGAGGCCCACCTCCGCGCCGCGATCGGCGAGCGCGTTGACGATTTGCGTGATGCGCGGGTGATCGCTCACCGCCGCGCCGACCAAGCCAACGCGCCGCGCATCCTCGGGAATGGTCTCGAGGATCCGATCCATCGACACGAGGCGCATGCCTCCGTTGGTCGAGCGCCGCATCACGCAATAGGTGCACGTGCGCGAGCACCCGCGCTCCGTCTCGATGAGGAACATGTTCGAGAGCACGGAGTGCGGCGTGCGGATGGGCGACCACGCAGGCAAGAGCGCGTTGTCGACTTTGGCGACGACCGGCAAATTCACGCCGTGATGCGCGGGCACGAAGACGTGGGGAATGGCCGCGAGGCGCTCGAGCGTGCGCGCGCGGGATGACGAGGAGGGCGCGCCCTCGGTCGCCTCGCTGCGCAGGACATCGAGCACGGGCTCGATGAGTTCCTCGCTCTCGCCGACGATGATGGCGTCGACGATGCCCGCGAGTGGCAGCGGGTTGGAGAACGTGAGCGGCCCGCCGGCGAGGATGAACGGGTGCCGCTCGTCGCGCTGGGTGCGGTGCGCGGGGATGTTTGCCGCGTCCAGCATGCGCACGAGACCGGCGATCTCGAGCTCGTAGGCGACGCTCACCGCCACGATGGGAAATTCTTCCAGTGGCCGAAGGCTCTCGTAGGTGCGCGGGCGCGCCTGGACCGAGAGGTCCTGCTCGGCTTCGTCGTCGAGGAAGACGCGCTCGCAGGCAAAGCCCGGCATGTCGTTGATCGCGCGGTAAATACGCTGGAAGCCGAGCGAGCTCATCCCTGCGCCGTACGGCGAGGGGTACAGCATCGCGACGGTGGTGGGGGCTTCCTTGGGGCACCGCCCGACCTCGTCGGCGAGCCGACGGCGGACGAGTGCTTCGAAGGATGCGGCCGACATTGTGGGACTCTTCGTGAGCGATCTTCCGCCACAAAGCAAGGCGATGGTGCATTGCTCGCTTCGATTCGCGAGACTTGGGGAGACGACGTAAGAGGAGAAACACCGACGTGACGACCGACCCCAACACTTCCCTCGCCCGATTTTGCCTGACCCTCGAAGAATTTCGCCGGACGCCCGACGGACGCGTCCGCGGCGAACGCGAGTTCGTGGCCCACTTTTTCGCGCACGACGCGAAAGAGGCGACCGATCTCGTCTTTCGTCACCTGCCGCGCGAGGTGCGCGGGCCGATTCTTTCGAACTGGAAGATCCGCGGGCAGAAGACGGCCCTGCGCGACGACGACGCGAAGGTGAAAGAGGCCGTGCACGATGCGTTGGTCTCGGGTGACATCGATCCGCAGACCTTCGAGATCGGCATCAACGCCGAGACGTTGGTGCGCTGGGTGCCGCTCTCGGATTGGTGGTCCTTCTGGCGCGGGGGCAATCTGTCGGAGCGCGCGATTCTGAAGGCGCTGTCGACGGCCTACGAGCTCGGGCTCTTCGATGCGGCGTGGTTCCTCTCCGCGCTCGAAGCGCCGGCCGCGGTGCAAGATCCCGGGCGCGCGACGCCGCTCAACGGCATCGAGGTGCTGTCGGAGGGGTTGTCCAAGGCCGATCTCACGGAGTGGGTGCGCGCGATCCATCAAAGCGCCGACGGCTCACCGCGTGGGTTGGTGGCGACGCTGGGATGGGAGAAGATCGTGCACTTCACCAAGGCGCCCATCTTGATTGCGGTGCTCGACGCGCTCGCGACGAAGACGGAGCTGACGAAGACGTCCCTGCTCTCGGGTGCGGCGTCGGTGGAGCCGGTAGCGCCGGCGTCGGACCAAGACGGTCCGCGGGACGAGATCGATGCCGTGTTTCTGAATTAATCCTCGGTTGTCCTTTTCACACGGCCGTTGCTGCAATGTCGGGTGCGCCAAGGTAAGGTGCATGCCGGCTGTATGCGCTCTTCCAAGTATTTCCTGGGCCTTGCTCTTTTCTCTCTCGCAACGGTGGGGCTCGCGGTGGCGCCCCTGGTGTCGGGCTGCACGGACCAAACCGTGGACCGGCCCGCGCGCCTCGTGCGCGATGCCGGGGGCGATCGGCCGGAGCCAAGCGGCGATTCGGATCTGAAGCCGAATGAAGCGGTGAAGGTGACGGAGTGTTCGCGGCCGGCGCTGGTGGCGCCGGCGTCGGGCACGTGCCAGGTGACCAAGCCCGGAACGGGGGCGCGCGTGTTCCAAGGCACCGTGCTCTTGCCCGACGAGACGCTGCACCGGGGCGAGGTGGTGATCGGCGAGGACGGGAACATCGTTTGCGGTGCGTGCGATTGCTCGGGGACGCCCGGCTACGCGGCCGCGAGCATCGTGCAGTGTGCCGACGGGGTGATTTCGCCAGGGCTCATCAATCCGCACGATCACATCACGTACGCGAACAACGAGCCGGTGGGGCACGGGACGGAGCGCTACGCGCATCGGCACGAGTGGCGGATCGGGCAGAATGGGCACACCAAGCTGACGTACAAGTCGAACGCGTCGCAGAACGTGGTGCGTTTCGCGGAGTTGCGTTTCGTGATGGGCGGCGTGACGAGCATCGCGGGCGCGGGCGGGCAACCGGGGTTGGTGCGCAATCTGGACAGCTCCGATCCGGTGCAGCTCGAAGGGCTGCCGGTGCTGCCGGCCGATTCGGACACGTTTCCGCTGGGCGACAGCAACGGGACGACGCGCACCTCGGATTGCACCTACGGCACGAGCCGGACGAAGACGTCGGCCGTGCAGGCGCTCGATGGGTACCTGCCGCACATCTCCGAGGGCATCAACGTCGAGGCGCACAACGAGCTGGCGTGCAGCAGCGTCGACGATGCGACGCAGAACAAGTACGACTTGCTGGGCCGGCAGACGGCGGTGATCCACGGCATCGCGGTGACCGAGGCGGATGCGGTGGTGTTTCGCAAGAACCAGACGTCGCTCGTGTGGTCGCCGCGCTCGAACATCGATTTGTATGGGAACACGGCGCCGGTGACGTTGCTCGACGCGGCGGGGGTGCGCATCTCGCTGGGGACGGATTGGGTGCCCAGCGGCTCGATGAACATGCTGCGCGAGCTGAAGTGCGCCGATGATTTGAATACGAAGTACTTTGGAAAGCACTTCTCCGATTCGGATTTGTGGCGAATGGCCACGGAGAACGGAGCCTTCGCCGCGGGGGCGCAAGGGCTGATTGGCGCGATCAAGCCGGGGTACGTGGCGGACATCGCGATTTTCAGCGGGAAGGAAAAGAAGGACCATCGCGCCGTGATCGAGGCGGGCGTCGAGGACGTGGCCCTCGTGTTGCGCGGCGGGAAGGTGCTCTACGGCGATGCGGCCCTGCTCGACGATCCGGTCATCGGGGGCGCGGCGTGCGAGGCGATCAACGCGGGCCAGGGCGACGTGTGCGGCGTGGCCAAGAAGGCGTGTGTCGCGCAAGACATCGGCGGTGACGTGACCTTGGACGGCCCCAAGGGCATCAAGCCGGCGGGCGAAGCGTTTTATCCGCTGTTCTTCTGCAAGGGGACGGCGCCGAAGAACGAGCCCTCCTGCACACCGTACCGCGAGGAATACAAGGACGGGCCGAAGGACGGCGACCAAGATGGCGACGGCGTGGCCGACGCCGCGGACAACTGCCCGTCGATTTTCAACCCGCCGCGCGGCGTGGACGGGGACGAACAGGCCGATGGCGATGGCGATGGCCGCGGGGATGCGTGCGATCGCTGCCCCGGCGACGCGGCGAACACGTGCCCCGTGCGCGGGGGCGCGGCGCAGAACCAAGACGGAAAACCGCCGATCGACGCGAACGATACGGACGGCGACGGGGTGGCGAACGGCAAGGACAACTGCCCCGAGCAGGCCAATACGGACCAAGCCGACGGCGACGGCGATGGCTGGGGCGATGCCTGCGACAAGTGCAAAACCGCGAATGCGGGGGCAACGCCGTGCGCCGTGACGGTGGCGCAAATCCGCAATGCGGAGACCCCGGAGCACCCGAAGCAACACGGCATCGTGCGCATCGCAGATGCGTACGTGACGGCGCTCACGCCGTACGACGACAAATCGCCGCTGGGGTTCTACGTGCAAACCGGCACGGAGGCCTACAACGGCATTTACGTGCTGACGGGCTCGAACCGGTATGGCGTAGCCCTCGGAAGCAAGGTCAAAGTCGAGGGCTTCTACCTGGAGAACTTCGGCGTGAGTCAGATCAACGCCTCGCGCGTGATCATCGATGGAACCGAGACGAAGATCTTCGACCCCATCGAGGTCGCCGTTTCCGACATCATCACCGGCGGCAACAAAGCCGAGACGTACGAGTCGATGCTCTTGAAGATCAATGCTCCGCTCACGGTGACGGACAACGATCCCGACAAGGGCGTCAAATCGAACGAGTTCGTGGTCACCGGCGGCCTGCGCATCGATGACTTGATTTTCACCAAGTTCAAAGACGGCGTCCCGGCGATTGGGACGGCGTACAGCAGCATGCAGGGCATCCTGTATTACTCGTTCAGCAACACGAAGCTTGCGCCGCGCAACGCCGCCGATATGCCGAAGGCGCCGTAGGCTCCAGCTCGACGGCGCCCCTCGCCACACATTTCGAGCAACTGTTTCCACCCGAGGACGAATCTTCTCTCGTGGAACGTCGCTCGCGGGCGGCGTCGCGAGGAGGGCTTCGGGACATGCGAGTGGCCAAGGGCGGTATCAATGAGACATCCGGCGGCATGGGACGGCGCATCGTGCGCAAGGTGGCACCGGCACTCGCGATTCTGATCTTAGGCGCCTCGGCCTGCGCCTCGTCGACGCAAACGGCTCATCCCGACGACGGCGTCAAAGGCGCGAGGCCCGGCGAGCCGGAGATCGCGTACCGAGCGCGCATCGTGATCGGCGGCCGCTCCGAGCAAATCGACAAATGGACCGATATCGTGGTTCTCGGTGGGGGCGAACCGCAAAGGCAAGGGTGCGAGGCGCTCCTGAAGGACGAGTCGAAACGGCTCGCGAAGACCGGGGCGCGAATCTCCACGGAGCGGGTTTGCGCGTTGATGGCGCTTCCGAACGTGCCCGCGGTGTACACCGGCCCGTCCTTCGTCGAGCGCATGCTCCTTCGCAACGAGAATCGCGACCACGAAAACTGGTTGATCGACCGACGGGCCATGACCGACATGGACCTGGCCATGGCCGCGGCCAGCGCCGGAGACAATGCCGCACCACCCGAGGACTCGTTTTCGACGGACACGGTCGCGGAGGTCATCACCTACACACGCTTTGCCTCCGGCTCTGCCTGCAGCGACGCCCTGCATCGGTTGCTCCAGAAGAAACGCGAAAAGGAGCAGGAGGAGGGTTTGGCGATCCAGGACTTCTTCCAAAGCAAAGTCGACGAGTTCGTGGCCGAGCAAGATAGAGCCAATCGAGAACAAGTCGCGCTCCGCAACAAATGCTCGCAATTGCGCATGGATTCGCGGTGGGATTGTCGAAACACGGTGGTGCAGCCCGTCCAGCGAGACGCGCGCGGTTTGGTCGTACGCACATATGACTGCCCGAACCCGCAGCAACGTGCATCGGAGCTCGAATCGTGTGAGCGAGCACTGCAAGCCGCTGAAGCCAAATCGCAGGGCGCCCAGCGGTCGGCGGCGTTCTTTCGAGATCGAGCAAACCGGCGGCACCCTCGGGCAGAGTCGATCGAGCCGATCTGCCAAGAGCAATGATGGGCGGTCACCGGTCACGCAGGTGTCATCCTCACACGGCGTGATCGGTTGACGCTGGCGAGCCGCGCGGTAATTGGCAAAAAGCGCGAACGCGTCATCGAAAATAGAAAGGGCGGCGCGGACCGTTACGTTACCTTCGCACCGAAATGAACCCGACGCGTGGGAACGAGGCTTCCGTCCTCGCGCAGATGCATCCGGCGTATTTCGCGTTGGTCATGGCCACCGGCATCGTGTCCATTGCCGCGCAGCTGCTCGACTTGCATCGGTTCGCCGTGGCCCTGCTGCCGCTGAACGCGTTGTTTTACGTGGGCTTGTGGGCGCTGACGCTTTCGCGCATCGTCTGGCATCGCAAACACGTGCTCGCCGATCTGCTGCACCATGGCCGTTCGGTGGGATTCTTCACCACCGTTGCGGCCACGTGCGTCTTCGGGTCGCAGTGCTTCGTCATTGCGGGTGCGTGGACCGTGGCGGCGATACTTTGGTTTCTGGGAATCGGTCTGTGGGCGATCCTCACGTACGCCATCATCGCGGTGATTACGGTGAAATCCGAAAAGCCGACGCTGGCCGAGGGAATCAGTGGGGCCTGGTTGCTCACCGTGGTGTCCTCCCATTCCATTGCCGTATTGGGAGCCCAACTCGCACCGCGCTTTACCCACTACGCGGCGCACGCGTTGCTGCTTTCGCTGGCGACGTGGCTCGGTGGTTCGATGTTGTACTTTTGGATCATCTCGCTCATCTTTTATCGATATACCTTCTATTCTTTGAGCCCCGGCGATCTCGCGCCACCCTATTGGATCAACATGGGCGCAGCAGCCATTGCGACGCTCGCGGGCTCCATGCTCGTCGCAGCGTCCGCGCATTCGCCGGTGCTGTTGCAGATTTTACCCTTCGTGCGAGGCTTCACGTTGTTTTGGTGGGCCACCGCCACATGGTGGATTCCCATGCTGGCCATCCTCGGCATTTGGCGACACGTTTGCCGAAGGTTTCCATTGCGGTACGATCCGCTCTATTGGGGCGCGGTATTTCCGATGGGAATGTATACGGTGTGCACCGTCCGGCTTTCCCAGGCCATCGATGCGCCTTACCTGATGGCCATCCCGCGCGTGTTCGTCTTCGTCGCCCTGGGCACGTGGTGCGTCACGCTCTACGGCATGGTCTCGCGTTTCGCGCGCCAACTGCGCGGGAGCAATTCGGCCGCGTAACGCGCCATCTTCCAGCCCAGGGCGCCATCGATACGGCACCGACGCGGCCGTCGAAAGGCCGCGCCGCGCGGTGCGTATGGACTGGGCATGCGCACACGATGGTTGGAGAAACCGAATCGGATGCCTTGGACACTGGTGAGCGTGGTGCTCGTCGCCATGGTTTCGGCGCTCGTCGCTTGCGGGATATCGAGTGACACGTCCCAGGACGTTTCGCAGCCGTCCCAGTATACCGTCGCCGCGGCGCCCCACACGTATGCCGGCCTCGATGCGCACGACGGGACGATGCTGCTCTACCAGGGCACCTATTACTTGTACGGTACGCGATATGGCTGCGGCTACCAATGGCGCGTGCCAAATACACCCTTCTGCGGATTCGGCGTTTGGACCAGTACGGATTTGACCAATTGGGCATACCGCGGTTTGCTGTTTCAGCCCTCGGACCGCAATTACTGGAACAACGACGAACCCTGGAATACGACGTGCGGGGCCGGCGGCGAGGGATGCTTCAATCCGCGCATGGTTCAACGCCCTGACGGCGTATGGATCCTCTGGTTCAACGCGCCGCGCGACTTCGCGACGAAGGGCAACAATGCCTATTATGCCATGGGCTGCAACGGCCCACTCGGTCCGTGCGGTGACAATGCGGGGCCGCCCCATGGCACGACCCACAAACCGGCGCCCATGAATCATTGCCATGGCAATGGCGACTTCTCCATCGTCACCGGCGGGTCGACCGCCTATATTTATTGCACGCTTTCGGACCAGACGCTGTCCGTCGAGCAATTGGATGAGTGGTGGTCCAACGGCTCGAACACCGGCGCGAGCAAACTCGCAGGTCTCACCAATGTGGAGTCGCCCGGGGTCTTTCAGGCACCGGATGGAACCTGGATCATGACGTACAGTGATCCGAATTGCGGATACTGCTCCGGCGACGGCACCGGCTACGCCACGGCGCCCTCTCCGCTGGGGCCGTGGTCCGCCCCCGCCAATACGGGATTTGCCGCACCCGGTACGGGGCGGCGGGCTATCTCGGCCAATTCGTGTGGGGGGCAACCGCGCACCGTGTTCACACTCGAAGGGCAGCCCTTCGAGTGGATCGACCTGTGGGGTAGTTGGTCGGGCGATGCTCGCAACCAGACGCGCGCGAGCATTCACCTCGAGCCCATCATCGCGGCGCCCCCCTACGACAAGCCCTCGGATGGAACCCTCTTTGCCGGAGGAATTCAGCCGTTTGCCTGCCGCTGAGCGGATCGTTTTACTCCTTCAGCACGGTGAGATGCCGTACGAATCCGGTGAGGGCCGGAAGTTCCTTGGGCGCCGACCAGCTGGCGAATCCGTCGCGGCTGTCGCTGTACCAGTATTTCCCGGCCGAGTAGCCGTCGTAGTAGATGCGCCAGGCGCCGTTGTCGAGCCGAACGAGCGCCGGCCCCTCGACGTACGAGCCGAAGCCCGCCCAGTCCCCCGTTTTTCGAAACGTGTACGGGCCGGTGAGGCTCGAGGCGGTGGCGTACTCGATGTACTTCGTGGTCTCGTTCTTGGTGAAGGCGTGGTACGTGGAGCCAATCTTCACGAGGAATGTGTCGATGTAATTTGGCCCGATGCCGGAGAGGAGCGCCGGCGTGGACCAAGCCGTGAGCGAGGCATTGGTCGCCGTGAGCTTGTACGGTTTGAAGGTCCACTCGCCCTCGGCTGCGGTGGATGCCGACACGATGACATGGACGCTGCCGTTCGTATCGACGAACCACTCCGGCGCCCACGCTCTCTGGAGCCCGTCGATTGGAACGGTGTAATCGTAGAGGAATGTCCAATTGACGCGATCGGTGGAGCGCGCAAAGCCAATGGTGGTGGACAGCGCCGACCAAGTGCGGGTGGTGTACGTCAAATAGTAATAGCCATCCGTATGCCGAAAGATGCTCGGATCGCGGATCGATCCCGAGGGCGGGGTGTACGCCGGCCCTTTGAGCAGCGAGAAGTTCGTGCCGTCCGGCGACTCGTACACGTACATGTTCGACTCGCTGCTATTGGTGAAGGCGCTCATCGTATAGCGCGTGGCATGTGCGGTGGCCGGCGTAGCCGCGCAAAGAAGCGCGGCCAGGACGAGAAAGCTTCGGCGCGACGTGCTCATGGCGCCCCTGCGGACGACACCAGGTCGACGAGCGAAACGTGACCGAGGCCGCCCGTGCCATCGTCATCGCCCCACGAGGCCACGGCAAGGGTGTTGCTCCCCCGGGTGCGCAGAATGCCAGTGGGAATGACGAACACGCGCTGCGGGCCAACGTCGTTGATGTAGCGCCCGATGTTCCAGCCATTGACGAAAATTTGGAGTCGATACCGGCGTTTGGGATCGTCGGTGATGCGCAGGCCAATCGATGTCTCGGGGCCCTGGGGCACGTTCAGGGAAAACTCGGTGCGGTACCAGCTGATGCCCGGCGTGGGTTCGGTGGCC
It includes:
- a CDS encoding amidohydrolase family protein — translated: MRSSKYFLGLALFSLATVGLAVAPLVSGCTDQTVDRPARLVRDAGGDRPEPSGDSDLKPNEAVKVTECSRPALVAPASGTCQVTKPGTGARVFQGTVLLPDETLHRGEVVIGEDGNIVCGACDCSGTPGYAAASIVQCADGVISPGLINPHDHITYANNEPVGHGTERYAHRHEWRIGQNGHTKLTYKSNASQNVVRFAELRFVMGGVTSIAGAGGQPGLVRNLDSSDPVQLEGLPVLPADSDTFPLGDSNGTTRTSDCTYGTSRTKTSAVQALDGYLPHISEGINVEAHNELACSSVDDATQNKYDLLGRQTAVIHGIAVTEADAVVFRKNQTSLVWSPRSNIDLYGNTAPVTLLDAAGVRISLGTDWVPSGSMNMLRELKCADDLNTKYFGKHFSDSDLWRMATENGAFAAGAQGLIGAIKPGYVADIAIFSGKEKKDHRAVIEAGVEDVALVLRGGKVLYGDAALLDDPVIGGAACEAINAGQGDVCGVAKKACVAQDIGGDVTLDGPKGIKPAGEAFYPLFFCKGTAPKNEPSCTPYREEYKDGPKDGDQDGDGVADAADNCPSIFNPPRGVDGDEQADGDGDGRGDACDRCPGDAANTCPVRGGAAQNQDGKPPIDANDTDGDGVANGKDNCPEQANTDQADGDGDGWGDACDKCKTANAGATPCAVTVAQIRNAETPEHPKQHGIVRIADAYVTALTPYDDKSPLGFYVQTGTEAYNGIYVLTGSNRYGVALGSKVKVEGFYLENFGVSQINASRVIIDGTETKIFDPIEVAVSDIITGGNKAETYESMLLKINAPLTVTDNDPDKGVKSNEFVVTGGLRIDDLIFTKFKDGVPAIGTAYSSMQGILYYSFSNTKLAPRNAADMPKAP
- a CDS encoding tellurite resistance/C4-dicarboxylate transporter family protein; the protein is MNPTRGNEASVLAQMHPAYFALVMATGIVSIAAQLLDLHRFAVALLPLNALFYVGLWALTLSRIVWHRKHVLADLLHHGRSVGFFTTVAATCVFGSQCFVIAGAWTVAAILWFLGIGLWAILTYAIIAVITVKSEKPTLAEGISGAWLLTVVSSHSIAVLGAQLAPRFTHYAAHALLLSLATWLGGSMLYFWIISLIFYRYTFYSLSPGDLAPPYWINMGAAAIATLAGSMLVAASAHSPVLLQILPFVRGFTLFWWATATWWIPMLAILGIWRHVCRRFPLRYDPLYWGAVFPMGMYTVCTVRLSQAIDAPYLMAIPRVFVFVALGTWCVTLYGMVSRFARQLRGSNSAA
- a CDS encoding glycoside hydrolase family 43 protein — translated: MSTSRRSFLVLAALLCAATPATAHATRYTMSAFTNSSESNMYVYESPDGTNFSLLKGPAYTPPSGSIRDPSIFRHTDGYYYLTYTTRTWSALSTTIGFARSTDRVNWTFLYDYTVPIDGLQRAWAPEWFVDTNGSVHVIVSASTAAEGEWTFKPYKLTATNASLTAWSTPALLSGIGPNYIDTFLVKIGSTYHAFTKNETTKYIEYATASSLTGPYTFRKTGDWAGFGSYVEGPALVRLDNGAWRIYYDGYSAGKYWYSDSRDGFASWSAPKELPALTGFVRHLTVLKE